The Rhododendron vialii isolate Sample 1 chromosome 3a, ASM3025357v1 nucleotide sequence AGTGAAAATCTTACCTCTGCCCAAAATAATCAAATCATTATCTATCTCACATTATATATACTCGTATGTAGTAGCACCTTGTACAataactcctctctctctctctctctctctctctctctctctctctctctctctctctctctccacatggGTACCACAATACCAGCAACAATAATACTAGCAGTGGTGCTTTTGATTGGCGCCCATGTTAGTTCAGACATAGTCGAAGATAAAAGAGAATGCCAAGACCAACTAATCGGACTGGCACCTTGTCTCAACTATGTAAGTGGAGACTTAAAAACTCCCTCTCCAACATGCTGCGCAGACCTAAGGCAAAAGTACAACAGTACAGAAAGGTGTTTGTGTCTACTTGTTAAAGATAGAAATGATCCAGGCCTAGGGTTCAAGATCAATGCTACTCTTGCACTCACCCTTCCTTACATTTGCCGTGCTCATCCTAACATATCACACTGCCCTGGTACGTACGTATCCCGTCTGTTTGCGTGGCAACGTTTACAGTTTTTCATGCTTTCCCATCtcacattctttctttctttctgccAAACGGTATACATCGATGGGGTTAAAGGAAAGTTAGTAAGTTAAAAATTAAAGAGAGATCAAAGTCTCTCCATAAACTCGAACCACTGACTTTCCTCTTGGAAACCAAGGGGCTAAGACTTACATCTTCCCATCTCATGTTCCTTGTTCTCTACGGAGAGAGTAAtattagttttttagttttggtgATTAAAGTTTTTGACcttcttaaaagaaaaaacgCCGTCCCTCTGTCGCAAGTTGTTTGCTCACTAGCTTGCATTATTCTGGACATCTCAAAAAAGATCGAAACATGtttttcacactttcttttttaataaatgtACTTCACTTCTTatcttttagtgaaaaaaataaacatgaaaatttcACTAAATGACAATAGAatggagtgcatttataaaaaaagaagtgtgaaaatcactacccCTCAAAGAAtcctttatattttttactttgtttattTTTAGGTGATTATAAAAACAGCTTTTATAAAATTAAGTATGAATTGAGATCCTTTGATTGGTATGAGTAATTATCTTCCTCTGACAATGTATAGTATAATTAACTGGGACCAAAAGATGGCATATATGTCAATAAGaagacaaacaaattaggacggATGGGAACATATATTTGGTGCACACATGACACATGTTTAGAGAGAGATTTCGAAATCAACTCATAGGGTGGGCGAGGGTTGCCGAGAAAAAGGAGTCATGATACTTAGTACAGTAGTACTTTCTCCCTCACAAAATGTTGGACCTTTTTGGGGTAGTGTATTATTTTAGATTAattatatctttcgatttataaAGTTGTATGTGAATTCGAAAACTTtatttaatagaactaattaaaaatCAAATACGATCCatcttgcatattttttaacattttggGACAGATAGAATAATTTGTATGCCTTGCATCTATAGGTATATAGTACATGTTTTTGccagtcttttttcttttaaacttgCTAGCTTTTTGCACGCAGGCCTCCTTCACTTGGCTCCTGGGTCGCCGGATGCTCAGATTTTTGAGGATTTCGCTCGCAGCCCAGCCGCTAGAAGTAGTGATGCCGATGCGGGCTCTGGAGGTCTGTACCTGTAAAtcaattttagtattttctttaattttgttgTTGGGCTAACATGCATGGTAAGAAAAACTGATGAATTACAGCTTAGGGCATCTCCACTGATTGagtagtcatttttttttttagtcaaagGTAATTTATTTGGGCTTGCTATAGTACTGTTTTGCTTCAAAATCAAGCAAAGTTGCTCCAATTGTACCAAAGCCATTATTTTACTTTATCCATCAAATATAACCGTTGGGTTACTTGAATGATCATTTCATAGGATTTGGACAGAATATATAGGAAGTTGAAACACGCAAGTGCTGATGCATGTGGTAATGAATGGCTTTGCGTGCCAAATTTGGCTTAAAATAAATGGCCAAAGCAATTATTTGGGTTGAGAAATGGAAGTACTCATTGGAGCTCGATCGATCACTGATCACTTTAATTTACTCTAATTAACTTGAGTTaacattggagatgctctagcTAGgctatttttagcatttttcttgACTGTATCGATTGTAACTGCAATCGGTTGGTATTTGCAATGGTTACAGGCAGTAGTACTACTCCTCCCCCCAAAAGTTCGAGCACAAGTGTGAAGGAAAGTTGGGCTGGCATCAATGTTTCATTACTAAGTCTGTTTGTGATCATTTCTGTATTCATGTAATATCAGTCTCGTGTTTAATTAATTCGGAACAATTCGATCGGCTCCTTCTTCAGCAGTGTACGTACAGTTGAAGAAGAAACTTCTGCATGTGATCACTCTGTTTCAAATGCTTGTACGTAATTATATGTACGTTGTGACCCCTTCTCACATGATTGGTGGTGGATCGTATGAGAAATTTCTTCTCCGGGATCCGCTGTGGAGTACATGCTAGCTAGGAGAGAACGTTAATGCTATCGGAAGTACATTCTACTCGTGAAATCATTTTCGACGCATTTTTTAGATACACTATAGGTTGACACCATAACTATAACTACGCGACATTCATTTGTCACTCTCAACCCGAGGACAAAAAGAGTATAGTTGGCAAGGAGCcaaccataccaaaccaaaagaCAACAAAGCCAAAACCAGCTCAAATGAAAGTGGATCCCATAATAGTAGACAAGCATAAaaccacaaaaacaaaacccctaGCTGCACCAGCAGCAAAACCTATCTACATCTGCAGCATGATCTCATTTTGCTGTTAGAAGCTAAAAGAAAGTTAACAATACAGCAGGTTTAGTAGTCTTTGTTTTTCACGTCAATATGTAGAATTCATTTTTACTAATTCTCCCTCTCATGTAATAGGGAGTACCTATCCATTTTACTAGACTGCTGCAAATTAATCTGACCATTGTTCCCCGGTGAGAAATCTTTCAatctcccatttttttttcattcccaaaaaaatttcagaaaattcgaAATCTTGGAATCCACTGGTACGTTTCGAACTCAATTTAACTTACACGTTCTCTTATGGTTTCATGGCAACCAAacagtaccaaaaaaaagattcaaaatttgcAGGAGCGTTGCCACGGTTTAATTTTATACACGCAATCTAAAAAATAGTATATTTTTTTCACTCAAGGAAATTGCAGCAACCAATCCTAAAAATTAGTATCATACGTGAgaatatttggagttgtgcagtGGCCCAAGCCCCCCTTTCACCCCCTTGGAACGCCCCTGATTGGCCGCTGTCGTTTTGTAGCAAACTGCACGTTGGAATGAGCAGAAATCACACACAATCATCATCATTTGATTCCAGCTCCATTCCAATGAACCAAATGTTGCTTAGGGTGTTTAAATGTGAGGTtttgtttaagtattttgattttgtgtcTTTGTTGTTATaaatattgtaaaaaaaaaaaactaattgtgTGGTACAAGATtgctacaaccacaaacacttgcACCAACAATTGTGCAAACTCTCTTGCATGGAGTTTGTGGGCACCGAATTAGGTCCATTTCATTTCATAA carries:
- the LOC131318845 gene encoding non-specific lipid transfer protein GPI-anchored 14-like isoform X1, producing MGTTIPATIILAVVLLIGAHVSSDIVEDKRECQDQLIGLAPCLNYVSGDLKTPSPTCCADLRQKYNSTERCLCLLVKDRNDPGLGFKINATLALTLPYICRAHPNISHCPGLLHLAPGSPDAQIFEDFARSPAARSSDADAGSGGSSTTPPPKSSSTSVKESWAGINVSLLSLFVIISVFM
- the LOC131318845 gene encoding non-specific lipid transfer protein GPI-anchored 14-like isoform X2; amino-acid sequence: MGTTIPATIILAVVLLIGAHVSSDIVEDKRECQDQLIGLAPCLNYVSGDLKTPSPTCCADLRQKYNSTERCLCLLVKDRNDPGLGFKINATLALTLPYICRAHPNISHCPGLLHLAPGSPDAQIFEDFARSPAARSSDADAGSGGLTTPPPKSSSTSVKESWAGINVSLLSLFVIISVFM